Below is a window of Cryobacterium sp. PAMC25264 DNA.
GCTCGAGTAGGTTCTTACCCAGGTGCTGCTGCTCGGGTAGCTTGATCGGGTACACGCCGGTGAAGCAGGCCGTGCACAGGCTCTCCCGAGGCTGCTCGGTGGAGGCGATCATGCCGTCCTCGGAGAGGTAGCCCAGAGAGTCGGCACCGATGGCCTGGCGCACCTCGTCGACACCGAGGCCGGTGGCGATCAGCTCTGCGCGGGAGGCGAAGTCGATGCCGTAGAAGCAGGGCCAGGTGATCGGCGGGCTGGAGATGCGCACGTGCACCTCGGCGGCGCCGGCCTCGCGGAGCATACTGACGAGGGCGCGCTGGGTGTTGCCGCGCACGATGGAGTCGTCGACGACGATCAGCCGCTTGCCCTTGATGACCTCTTTGAGCGGATTGAGCTTGAGCTTGATGCCGCGCTGCCGGATGGTCTCGGAGGGCTGAATGAAGGTGCGGCCCACGTAGGTGTTCTTCACCAGGCCCTGACCGAACGGGATGCCGGATGCCTGCGCGTAGCCGATCGCCGCGGGAGTGCCGGACTCGGGGGTGGGGATGACGAGGTCCGCTTCGACGGGGTACTCCGCAGCAAGCTGGCGGCCCATCTCGACGCGGGCCTCGTGCACACCACGGCCGGCGATGGTGGTGTCGGGCCGGGCGAGGTAGACGTATTCGAACACGCATCCGGCGCGCTTCACCTCGGCGAAACGCTGGGTGCGCAGGCCGTTCTCGTCGATGGTGATGAGCTCGCCGGGTTCGACCTCGCGCACGAAGCTGGCGCCGACGATGTCGAGGGCGGCGGTCTCGGAGGCGACGACCCAGCCGCGCTCGAGCCGGCCGAGTACCAGCGGGCGCACGCCCTGCGGGTCGCGGGCGGCGTAGAGGGTGGTTTCGTCCATGAAGACCAGGCAGAAGGCGCCGCGTAGACGCGGGAGCACCTCCATGGCGGTGGCTTCGAGGGTGTGGTCGAGGTCGCCGGTGAGCAGCGCGGTGATAACGGCCGTGTCGGTCGTGTTGCCACGGGCGAGTTCGCCGTCGACCTTGGGATAGCGCTCGCGCACGAGCTCGAGCAGTTCGGCGGTGTTGGTGAGGTTGCCGTTGTGGCCGAGCGCGACGGTGCCGCCTGCGGTGCGGCCGAGGGTGGGCTGCGCGTTCTGCCAGCTCGACGAGCCGGTGGTGGAGTAGCGGGTGTGACCCACCGCAAGGTGGCCGAGCAGGGTGCTCAGCGAGGCCTCATTGAAGACCTGGGAAACCAGGCCCATGTCCTTGTAGATGAGGATCTTCGAGCCGTCGCTCGTGGCGATGCCCGCCGATTCCTGGCCGCGGTGCTGGAGGGCGTAGAGCCCGAAGTAGCTGAGCTTGGCTACCTCTTCACCGGGAGCCCACACGCCGAAGACTCCGCAGGCATCCTGCGGGCCCTTCTCGCCAGGAAGAAGATCGTGATTCAGTCGTCCGTCGCCACCGGCCAAGCCGCAGCCCCTTTACTAGGAATTCTCGTTGGAAGGTTGGGGGTCGGATCCAGGATCCGCTTTCTCGAAGGCGTGTGTTAAGTTCGCGTCAAGTCTATCCGCGACGACGGTGGTCACCGAGCGTCCCACAAACCTCTCGAGCACGATCGCGACCAGGCAGCTGAGCGCCACCCCGACCGCGACGCCGGCGAGCAGCAGGAAACCGAACACCTGCGCCGGGTCGAATTCGGCGTTCTGCGGGAAGATCACCGTGAGCAGCAACGCCAGGACGGCACCGGCGACGGCGCCGACGATCATGAAGCTGATGTAGCGGGGCGACCGGCGCACCACGAGGGTCTCCTCCGAGACGACGGTCTCGGTAGGTTCGACGGGCACCGGGGTTGCGGCGGGGCCGGCCGGGACGCTGGGCGTCTCCGCGGCTGGCGAAACATTGCCGGCCTGTAGCGACTCGGCGTCACCGTGCTGATCTGCAGAGCTCACGGTTCTATTGTCGCACGACGGCGGCGGATGCGGCCCGGCCCGCCAGGTGCGCTCGGTGCGAACCGCGGGGTCGGCGCCGTTTCGCTGGAGGCGGGCCTCCCGCGCTGCGGCGCGCGACCCACGAAGTGCGCAACCGTCGCCTTGGGCGGTGCGGCGCCGCATCCGCCAGACTGGGCGGGTGAACGATGTGAGCAAGACCACCCGGATCGCCGTGCTCGGCAGCGCCAATATGGACCTCGTTGTGCGGCAACCGCGGCTGCCCCAGCCGGGGGAGACAATCTTCGGCAGCGGGTACGACACGGTGCCCGGCGGCAAGGGACTCAACCAGGCCGTCGCCGCGGCCAGGCAGGGCGGAACCGTTGACTTTCTCGGGGCGGTGGGCGCGGACACCTATGGGCGCGAACTGCGCGACCTCGTCGCAGCGGAGGGAATCGGTGCGGCGGGCCTGGCCGAGGCCGGGGAGCCCACGGGCACCGCGCACATCGCCGTCGTCGACTCCGGCGAGAACTCGATCGTCGTGGTCTCCGGCGCCAACGCCACCGTGACGGCGCTCACCGCCGACCAGGAGGAGATCATCCGGCAGTCCGCGTTCCTGGTCATGCAGTGCGAGCTGCCCGTCGGCGCGCTCGCGGCGGGCATCGCGGTGGCCCGGGCCCACGGCGTCTTCACGGTGCTCACCCCGGCACCGGTGGTGCCGCTGCCCGCGAGGTTTCTGGCCTCTGTCGACCTGGTGGTGCCCAACCAGATCGAGGCCGCCGAGCTCACCGGCGAGAGCGACCCGGTGCGGGCCGCCGAGCTGCTCAGCGCCGACAAGACCTGGGCGATCGTGACTCTCGGCGTCGAGGGCTGCGTTGTCGCCTATGACGGGACCGCGGTGGGCCTGGCGCCCGCCCGCCCGGTCCGGGCCGTTGATACCACTGCGGCCGGCGACACCTTCGTGGGAGCACTGGTGGCCCGGCTCACCGCTTTCTGGCTGCCGAACCAGCAGTCTGCCTCCGACATTTCCGAAGAGCGGATGGTCGACGCCGTGCGGTGGGCCACCGTCGCATCGTCGATCTCGGTGACCCGGCACGGCGCCACGAGCTCAATGCCCACGCTGGCCGAGGTCGCCGCGATCCTCGGCTGAGGCCCGGCCATCCGCCGTTGAGGCACTGCCCGATCGCAACTGTTGCCAATCGCGCGATGTCAAGCTGTGTGGAGTCACTTGGGTTAGATATTGACGGTTTCTTTGGGATGTTGATTCCGACGGTGCCGGCGGGTGCGGGTGTTGTCGGCCGGGCGCGGAATCGTTCTGGGTGCTGCCGGTGGTAGCGCTGCAGGGCGCGGTCACGGATGCGGTGAACGTGTCGCCAGGTGCCGTCGTGGACCTGCTGGGGTGAGAACAACGCGATGCCGGAGTGTCTGTGGTTCGTGTTGTACCAGGGCACGTAGTCCGCAAGGTGGTCACGTGCGGCTTGGAGGGTTTCGAAGGTGCCGGGGTAGTTGGGCCGGTATTTCATGGTGCGGAACTCGGACTCGGAGAACGGGTTGTCGTTCGAGACGTAGGGCCGGTTGTGTGTCTTGGCGACTTTGTGCGTTACGAGGAGATTGGCGAGTTTGTTCGAGCGCATCGCGGAGCCGTTGTCGGCGTGGACGAACTCGGGGCTGCCATGGTGCTGGAACGCGGTCTTGAACATGTCCACCGCGAAGTCGTCGTTCTCGCGGTCTTCGACGCGGGAGCCCATGATTTTGCGGGAGTAGATGTCGATGATCGAGTACGCCTTGAACGCTTTGCCCCGCCACGGGCAGCGCAGGTCGGTGATGTCCCACGACCACACCTGGTTCGGCCCGGTCGCGATCAGCACGGGCGTGTCCCGGGGCGTTCGCGATCCGCGCCTGGTGGGAACGAGTGGGCGGGCGCTCTGGTCCTCGATATCGGCAGCGATGCGCCACCACGACCGGCGCCCGGCGAGCATCACGCCGTCGTCCCAAGTCGACGCGAACGTGTGATCAACCGAATGCCCGGCCTTCCAGCCCGTGGTGATCTTCGCGGCGATCGTCGCCCGATCGGTTGAGGGGATGCGAGACAGATAGGCGCGGTCCTGCTGCAGCACCGGCTCAGGCACCCGGGCGCGAGGCCTGAGCCGGTACTGCCACGTCGAACGGCCGACGCCAGCCATCGCCAACGCGCGGCGTTGCGAGCCCGTCGTGCGTGTCAGCTCGGCCACGAGCTCGTTCTCCTGGGTCAGGAATTGGGCCGATCGGGCGTCGTCGGGGTATCTGCGGGCTCTTCCTCGCTCAGCGAGTGCAAGAGCCCGATAGCTTTTCCCAACGCGTTGTTGCTGCCCTCCAACTCACGCACCCGCGCGATCAACTCAGCAACTTCAGCCTCGTGCCTGGCCTGCTCAGCCGCACGCGTCTTCTCCAGCGCACTGCGCTTACCCGGTGGAATAGTCATGGAACTACCCTCTCGCGGAATCAACCCACGATCGAGATCGCCCGCGTACACCGTGTCCCGCCACCGAGCCAACACATTTCGTGACAAGCCCTGCTCCTCCAGCCACGGACGTTTCCGCCCATACGCCAACCCGTCGTACTCATGAACAAACGCGCGGATCTCCACCGCGGTAAACCCTGGAGATATAGACATTTCCTTTGCCTCCTACTGATCGTGAACTGACTCACAACCAGATTGACGCAGAGGGAATGAGGACAATTGCACCCGGCATGCCGGGTGCAATTGTCCGCACGAGGAACAGAAGCGGGAAACGGCCGCGAGGGCTAGGAGACTGCTGATTTATCGGGGCGTTTAAGGCGCGCCTTTGTTGGTTTCGGCGGAGGTGTTTAAGACTTGATTCATGCAGGGTCGTGATGATGGTCAGCGTCAGTTGTTGGATGTCGGTGTGTTCGCTGGGCACATGTTGCCGGCGGGGTCGGTGTTCGCTTTTCTCGCTGAGCACCGGCACGAGTTGTTCCCGGATGACGCGTTCGCGGACCTGTTTCCGTCGGGTCGTGGCCGGCCCTCGACGCCCGCGGACGTGATCGCATCGGTGATGGTGCTGCAGACCCTGCACTCGTTATCGGACCGGGAAACCGCGGAAGCCGTCACGTTTGATCTGCGGTGGAAAGCGGCCTGCGGGTTCGGGTTGACGGAAACATCGTTCCACCCGACGGTGTTGACGTATTGGCGACGCCGCCTCGCGGCAAGCACCCGCCCGCACCGAATTTTCGACGCCGTCGCCGAGGTTATTGCCGGTTCTGGGGCGTTGTCGGGTCGGAAGCGGCGGGCGTTGGACTCCACGATTTTGGATGACGCGGTCGCCCGCCAGGACACGGTGACGCAGTTGGTCGCGCAGATCCGCCGGGTCGGTCGGGAGATCCCCGGCGCCGACATGATCGTGGCCGGCCTGCCCGGCCATGACTACGAGAAGCCCGGCAAGCCCGACATCGCCTGGGACGACAAGGCGGCCAGGGACGAACTCGTTTCCCGCCTCGTGACCGACGCCCTGGCGTTGCTTGCGGCAATCGACACGACGTCATTGACCGACTCGCAGCAGGAGACGGTCGCGTTGCTCGCCCTCGTCGCGGGCCAGGACGTCGAGCCGGCTGAGGGGTCCGATGGCTCGGATGGGCGGTGGCGGATCGCGCGGAAGGTCGCGCCGGACCGGGTGATCTCGACCGTTGACCCGGACGCCCGCCACGCGCACAAGAGCCGGGAGAAGAAGCAAGACGGTTTCAAAGCCCACATCGCGATCGAGCCCGATACGGGTCTGGTGACCGCGGCCGTGTTGACGAAAGCGTCCGGGCCCAAGAACAGTGACGCGGCCCGCGGCGCGGCCCTGGTGGCCGCTGACACGAGCATCGGCTCGGACACGGTCGAGGTCCTCGGTGATTCTGCCTACGGCAGCGGGGACCTCCTCGCCGAGGTCACCGCGGCCGGGCATGTTCCGATCATCAAACCGATGCCGTTGAGTCGGGCGGTTCCGGGCGGATTCACAATCGATGACTTCAGCATCGACGAAGCTAAGCGCACGGTGACGTGTCCTGCGGGGAACACCCGACCGATCACCGTGAAACGTAATGTCACATTTGGCGCCGTTTGCGCGAGCTGCCCGCTCCGAGCCCAGTGCACGAGCGCCGTCGACGGTCGCAAAATGGTTTTGCATCCGCAGCAGCAGATCCAACGCGAGCACCGCGCACGCGCGCTGGACCCTGACTTTCAAGCCGTCTACCGGCAGCACCGGCCGATGGTTGAACGCTCGATCGCATGGATGACTCGCGGCGCGAGACGAGTCCCTTACCGCGGCGTCGTGAAGAACCACGCCTGGTGGAACAACCGCGCCGCCGCGATCAACCTGAAACGACTCCTGAGCCTTGGCCTCACCAGCCAGAACGGGGTTTGGGCACTTGGCTGAAGACCCCAGGCAGGGCAGACACCCCAGCCCTCACACCGACCCCGACGACCACCTTCTACTGGCCAGACTCGCGACACCGAATCGATCCCGCAAGCAGCCCAAACACGACCACACCCGACTCAAAAAACGGGCCCCCGACTCGCCGGGCCCACCGCAGCCATCTAAATCAGCAGTCTCCTAGGGGAAGAGGGGGAGCTCGGCGGCGAGGTCGGCGCGCGCTCCGGAGGCGTGGATACGTCCGGAGGCGATGCCGTCGACCCAGACCAGGGCGCCGCTGGCCAGCGCCAGCCAGGTGGCGACATCCGTTTCGACCACATTGGGCGGGGTGCCGCGCGTGTGCCGGGGGCCGGCGATGCACTGGGTGGCGCCGAACGGCGGCACCCGCACCTCCACGGTGTTGCCCTCGGCCTGTTCGGCGAGCAGCTGCAGGGTGTACCGCACGGCGAGCGCCTTGGTGTCGCGGCTCGCGCCGGCCTCGTCGGCCAGGTAGGCCTTCACGGCCGTTCTGCCTAGTCCGTCATCGATTCGCGCGCGTGCCATGCACCCAGTCTGCCTCCTCACGGGCCTGGCTGTGACTCCCCGGGTCGTGGGTGGATGCGCGCGAGGGCGACCGACCGTGACGCCAGGAGTCGGCGGCGGGTGGGCGCGGGAGGGCCAAGCCGTGACGCCAGGAGTCAGCGGTGGATGCGCGCGGGTGTGCGGGCCGGGTAGCCTGATCCGGTGAGAATACTGGTCCTCGGTTCCGGCGCCCGCGAGCACGCCATCGTCACTGCCCTCCTGCGGGAGGAGCCGCGGCCCTACGTGATCGCCGCGCCCGGCAATGCCGGCATCGCCGCGGACGTGCCCGTGGTCGAGCTCGACCCCACCGACTCCGACGTGGTGACCAACTTCGCCCAGGAGCACAACATCGACCTCGTGGTGGTGGGCCCCGAGGCTCCCCTGGTGGCCGGCGTCGCCGATGCCCTGCGCACCCGCGGAATCCCGGTCTTCGGCCCGGGCCAGGCCGCCGCTGCGCTCGAGGGCAGCAAGACCTTCGCCAAGCGCATCATGGACGACGCCGGCGTGCCCACCGGCCGCGCCGTGCGGGCCGGCAACCTCGCCGAGGCGCAGGGCGCCTTGGACGAGTACGGCGCCCCCTACGTGGTGAAGGCCGATGGCTTGGCCGCCGGCAAGGGCGTGCTCGTCACCACCGACCGTGACGACGCCCTCGCCCACGCCGTGCGCTGGCTGCAGCACGGCGCCGTCCTGATCGAGGAATTCCTCGCCGGCCAGGAGGTCTCGTTGTTCCTCCTCAGCGACGGCCACACCGTGCTGCCGCTCTCCCCCGCCCAGGACTACAAGCGTCTCGCCGACAACGACGAGGGCCCCAACACCGGCGGCATGGGCGCCTACTCGCCGCTTCCCTGGCTCGACGCCCGGTTCGGCAGCGAAACCGCCTTCGTGGACGAGGTCATCGAGACCATCGCCCTGCCCACCGTGCGCCAGCTGGCCGGCGAAGACACCCCGTTCATCGGGCTGCTCTACTGCGGTTTGATTCTCACGGATGCCGGCATCCGCGTGATCGAATTCAACGCACGGTTCGGCGACCCCGAGACGCAGGTCGTGCTGCCGCGTCTGGTCACACCGCTCTCGGGGCTGCTGCTGGCCGCCTCGACCGGCGAACTGGCCGGGCTGCCCCGGCCGGAGTTCTCCGCCGACGCCGCCGTGACCGTGGTGATCGCCAGCGAGAACTACCCGGAGACCCCGGTGACCGGCCGCCCCCTCACCGGACTCGCCGACGCGGCCCGGGTGCCCGGGGTGACCATCGCGCACGCCGCGACCGAGCTCTCGGGCCGGGACCTGATCGCCACCGGCGGCCGCGTGCTCAGCGTCGTCGCGGTGGGGAGCGACTTCACCGAGGCCCGCGCCCGCGCCTACGAGGCCGTGTCACTGATCGGCCTCGAGGGCTCCCAGCTCCGCGGCGACATCGCCGCCAAGGTCGCCAACTAGCCCGCCTGCCCCTCGCGAACTGTGAGTAAAGCCCCACTTTTCGCGCTCGGGAGGTGCTTAGCTCACAGTTCGCGGACGTGGTCTCGCGGGGATGCGAGAGAATGAGGGCGTGACTTTCGACGACAAGAACCTCGCCTCCGCTCCGGGCTCGACCGCCGGCGCCACTTCTGGCTCCACAGAGTTCGCCCCGGAGACGCTGCAGCTTGACGGCTGGCGGCACGTGTACTCGGGCAAGGTGCGCGACCTCTACGTTCCCGCGGACGCCACCGATTTGGCGACCGCCGACCGGGTGCTCGTCGTGGCCAGCGACCGGGTGAGCGCGTTCGACCACGTCCTCGAACCCGGCATCCCGGGCAAGGGCGAGCTGCTCACCACGCTCAGCCTGTGGTGGTTCGACCAGCTCGACGGCGTGCCCAATCACCTCGTGCCCGACCACCGAGTGGATGCGTCGAGCCTGATCCCCGCCGCCGTGGCCGGCCGGGCGATGCTCTGCAAGACCCTGGACATGTACCCGATCGAGTGCGTCGTGCGCGGCTACCTCACCGGTTCGGGCTGGCTCGAGTACGTGGCCAGCCGCACCGTCTGCGGCATCCCGCTGCCGGACGGGTTGCAGAACGGCGACCGGCTGCCCGAACCGATCTACACCCCGGCCTGGAAGGCCCCGATGGGCGAGCACGACGAGAACATCTCGTTCGAGCGCACCGTGGAGCTCGTGGGAGCCGACGTGGCCACCGCCCTGCGCGACGCATCGCTCGAGATCTTTCGCCGCGCATCAGCGATCGCGGAAGCAGCCGGCGTGATCCTGGCCGACACCAAGTTCGAGTTCGGCGCCGACCGCGCCACCGGGGTGCTCACTCTGGGTGACGAAGTGCTCACGAGCGACTCCAGCCGGTACTGGGACGCCGCCCAGTGGCTTGCCGGCGTCACCCCGGCCGAGCGGATGGCCAGCTTCGACAAGCAGATCGTGCGCGACTGGCTCTCCGCCCACTGGGACCAGACCGGAACCCCGCCCGTGCTGCCCGCCGAGATCGTGGAGCAGACCGCGGCCCGGTACCGCGAGCTGTTCGGGTTATTGGCCGCAGGGTAGCCGCAGCCGCAGCCGCAGCCGCAAAAAAGGAGATAGTCCTGAAAAAAGGACCGTTTCAGCTCTTGCGTCCTTTTTTGCGCACTTTGTCCTTTTTCCGGTGGCGACCGTGCTTGCGTAAGCGGGTCAGTGGGCCGCGCGGGAACCGCGGGCGGCGCGCGTGGCACGCCGGGTGAGTCCGTGCACGGTGGCCTGGAACTCCTTGACACTCAGGGGACGCCCGGGCAGCTTGGGCCGGGGCTTCTCCGGCATGCGCAGACCGTCGAGCACGAGGGAGAGCTGCCGGCGCCACTGGCCGGTGTAACCACCGCCGAGGGTGCCGAGGGATCCGATCATGGTGACCAGCACGGCCAGGTCCATCGAGTCGACGTCGGGGCGCAGGTCGCCGTCCTTCTTCGCCTGCGCCACCAGCGACGCGATGAAACCCTCGAACTCCACCGACGGCCGGGCCGTGGGATCGATGGTGGCCATCCGCTTGAGGATGGGCGGCAGCGACGGGTCGGCGACAAGCCATTCGGCGAGGCGCTCGGTGTAGAGCACCACCCCGGCCCACGCCGTGGCGGCCGCGGCGATCTCCTCGCGCACGGCGAACAGCTCGGCCAGAGCGATGTCGTAAAGCGCCCGCACCAGGTCGTCGCGGGTGGGGAAATTGCGGTACAGGGTGGCCACGCCCACGTCGGCGCGGCGGGCGATTTCCTCGAGTGAGGCGTCGACCCCATCTTCGGCGATGAGTCTGCGCGCCTCGTCAATGAGGCGTTCGCGGTTCTGCCTGGCGTCACGGCGCCGCGGCTGGGACGCGTCCTGCGGGGGCCGGGCAGAGGTAGTCATGGGCTTGATTCTAGATCCCCTTCCTCCGAGGCCTCGGAGGGACCCCTCCTCGCCGGTCAGGGCGGGCGGATGCCTCGCCACACCCTGGCGTGTCGGCCGCACACCTCGTGTTGCACCCTGCCGTGCCGAACAGACACAATTCAGGGACAGCCGCGGCGCGACGAGCTCCCGGCAGGAAGGACACTGTGTCAGTCGAGAACAACACCCGCGACTTCGAGGCGGAGATCGTCACCGATTTCCGGGAGCGGATGAGCTACGGCGGCTACCTCGACCTCGACACCCTGCTCGCGGCACAGAAGCCCGTGAGCACCCCGGAGCACCACGACGAGCTGCTCTTCATCATCCAGCACCAGACCACCGAGCTCTGGCTCAAGCTCGTGCTGCA
It encodes the following:
- a CDS encoding phosphoribosylaminoimidazolesuccinocarboxamide synthase; this encodes MQLDGWRHVYSGKVRDLYVPADATDLATADRVLVVASDRVSAFDHVLEPGIPGKGELLTTLSLWWFDQLDGVPNHLVPDHRVDASSLIPAAVAGRAMLCKTLDMYPIECVVRGYLTGSGWLEYVASRTVCGIPLPDGLQNGDRLPEPIYTPAWKAPMGEHDENISFERTVELVGADVATALRDASLEIFRRASAIAEAAGVILADTKFEFGADRATGVLTLGDEVLTSDSSRYWDAAQWLAGVTPAERMASFDKQIVRDWLSAHWDQTGTPPVLPAEIVEQTAARYRELFGLLAAG
- a CDS encoding TetR/AcrR family transcriptional regulator → MTTSARPPQDASQPRRRDARQNRERLIDEARRLIAEDGVDASLEEIARRADVGVATLYRNFPTRDDLVRALYDIALAELFAVREEIAAAATAWAGVVLYTERLAEWLVADPSLPPILKRMATIDPTARPSVEFEGFIASLVAQAKKDGDLRPDVDSMDLAVLVTMIGSLGTLGGGYTGQWRRQLSLVLDGLRMPEKPRPKLPGRPLSVKEFQATVHGLTRRATRAARGSRAAH
- the purF gene encoding amidophosphoribosyltransferase; this encodes MAGGDGRLNHDLLPGEKGPQDACGVFGVWAPGEEVAKLSYFGLYALQHRGQESAGIATSDGSKILIYKDMGLVSQVFNEASLSTLLGHLAVGHTRYSTTGSSSWQNAQPTLGRTAGGTVALGHNGNLTNTAELLELVRERYPKVDGELARGNTTDTAVITALLTGDLDHTLEATAMEVLPRLRGAFCLVFMDETTLYAARDPQGVRPLVLGRLERGWVVASETAALDIVGASFVREVEPGELITIDENGLRTQRFAEVKRAGCVFEYVYLARPDTTIAGRGVHEARVEMGRQLAAEYPVEADLVIPTPESGTPAAIGYAQASGIPFGQGLVKNTYVGRTFIQPSETIRQRGIKLKLNPLKEVIKGKRLIVVDDSIVRGNTQRALVSMLREAGAAEVHVRISSPPITWPCFYGIDFASRAELIATGLGVDEVRQAIGADSLGYLSEDGMIASTEQPRESLCTACFTGVYPIKLPEQQHLGKNLLERDFSSNGCDPGPDAEFEGVLTPEPTLADTLAQHGQVPFGDPGRPE
- a CDS encoding ribokinase, with the protein product MNDVSKTTRIAVLGSANMDLVVRQPRLPQPGETIFGSGYDTVPGGKGLNQAVAAARQGGTVDFLGAVGADTYGRELRDLVAAEGIGAAGLAEAGEPTGTAHIAVVDSGENSIVVVSGANATVTALTADQEEIIRQSAFLVMQCELPVGALAAGIAVARAHGVFTVLTPAPVVPLPARFLASVDLVVPNQIEAAELTGESDPVRAAELLSADKTWAIVTLGVEGCVVAYDGTAVGLAPARPVRAVDTTAAGDTFVGALVARLTAFWLPNQQSASDISEERMVDAVRWATVASSISVTRHGATSSMPTLAEVAAILG
- a CDS encoding sterol carrier family protein, yielding MARARIDDGLGRTAVKAYLADEAGASRDTKALAVRYTLQLLAEQAEGNTVEVRVPPFGATQCIAGPRHTRGTPPNVVETDVATWLALASGALVWVDGIASGRIHASGARADLAAELPLFP
- the purD gene encoding phosphoribosylamine--glycine ligase; the protein is MRILVLGSGAREHAIVTALLREEPRPYVIAAPGNAGIAADVPVVELDPTDSDVVTNFAQEHNIDLVVVGPEAPLVAGVADALRTRGIPVFGPGQAAAALEGSKTFAKRIMDDAGVPTGRAVRAGNLAEAQGALDEYGAPYVVKADGLAAGKGVLVTTDRDDALAHAVRWLQHGAVLIEEFLAGQEVSLFLLSDGHTVLPLSPAQDYKRLADNDEGPNTGGMGAYSPLPWLDARFGSETAFVDEVIETIALPTVRQLAGEDTPFIGLLYCGLILTDAGIRVIEFNARFGDPETQVVLPRLVTPLSGLLLAASTGELAGLPRPEFSADAAVTVVIASENYPETPVTGRPLTGLADAARVPGVTIAHAATELSGRDLIATGGRVLSVVAVGSDFTEARARAYEAVSLIGLEGSQLRGDIAAKVAN
- a CDS encoding IS1182 family transposase → MQGRDDGQRQLLDVGVFAGHMLPAGSVFAFLAEHRHELFPDDAFADLFPSGRGRPSTPADVIASVMVLQTLHSLSDRETAEAVTFDLRWKAACGFGLTETSFHPTVLTYWRRRLAASTRPHRIFDAVAEVIAGSGALSGRKRRALDSTILDDAVARQDTVTQLVAQIRRVGREIPGADMIVAGLPGHDYEKPGKPDIAWDDKAARDELVSRLVTDALALLAAIDTTSLTDSQQETVALLALVAGQDVEPAEGSDGSDGRWRIARKVAPDRVISTVDPDARHAHKSREKKQDGFKAHIAIEPDTGLVTAAVLTKASGPKNSDAARGAALVAADTSIGSDTVEVLGDSAYGSGDLLAEVTAAGHVPIIKPMPLSRAVPGGFTIDDFSIDEAKRTVTCPAGNTRPITVKRNVTFGAVCASCPLRAQCTSAVDGRKMVLHPQQQIQREHRARALDPDFQAVYRQHRPMVERSIAWMTRGARRVPYRGVVKNHAWWNNRAAAINLKRLLSLGLTSQNGVWALG